Proteins encoded in a region of the Planococcus shixiaomingii genome:
- a CDS encoding UDP-glucose dehydrogenase family protein has product MVLKKKIVVVGTGYVGLVTGVSLSEIGHTVICLDIDQTKVKKMKNGISPIYEPGIEELMKRNIEKGTLDFTTSYKQAFENVEVIYIAVGTPEREDGTADLKYIKQVALDIAYNIKNEVVIVIKSTVPIGTNEFLEKYISSLTKVKFHIVSNPEFLREGSALHDTFHGDRIIIGAENKYAASIVEKINQPFGIEIFTTNLRSAEMIKYASNAFLATKISFINEIADLCERLEANIEEVATGMGFDKRIGKSFLNAGIGYGGSCFPKDTKALVNIAGQEKFDFNLLRAVIEVNKKQQVLLVTKAKEYYGSLKGKRIALLGLAFKPNTDDMREAASIITSEKLILSGAEVVCYDPIAMDNAKKVLPEVVEFANSAEEALQNADAAFIMTEWEEIKNIPISKYSEKLRDKVLFDGRNCYDLNSFLVEDIDYFSVGRPSVLSKKQLV; this is encoded by the coding sequence ATGGTGCTAAAGAAAAAAATTGTAGTTGTTGGTACTGGGTATGTGGGGCTAGTTACTGGGGTATCTTTATCTGAAATAGGACACACTGTTATTTGTTTAGATATTGATCAGACAAAAGTAAAAAAAATGAAAAATGGAATTTCTCCTATTTATGAACCTGGAATAGAAGAGCTTATGAAAAGGAACATTGAAAAAGGGACCTTGGATTTTACTACATCATATAAACAAGCATTTGAGAATGTTGAAGTAATTTATATTGCTGTTGGCACACCAGAAAGAGAAGATGGAACAGCAGATTTGAAATATATTAAACAGGTTGCACTTGATATTGCTTATAATATAAAAAATGAAGTAGTAATTGTAATTAAAAGCACTGTCCCTATTGGTACTAATGAATTTTTAGAGAAATATATTTCTTCATTAACAAAAGTTAAATTTCATATAGTTTCAAATCCTGAATTTTTACGTGAGGGTTCTGCACTTCATGATACTTTTCATGGAGATCGAATAATAATAGGTGCGGAAAATAAATATGCGGCTTCAATTGTAGAAAAAATAAACCAACCATTTGGCATTGAAATATTTACTACTAATCTACGCAGTGCTGAAATGATTAAATATGCTTCTAATGCTTTTTTAGCAACAAAAATAAGCTTTATTAACGAAATTGCAGATTTATGTGAACGCTTAGAAGCGAATATTGAAGAAGTCGCTACAGGGATGGGTTTTGATAAAAGAATAGGAAAGTCATTTTTAAACGCTGGCATTGGTTATGGTGGTTCTTGTTTTCCGAAAGATACAAAAGCTCTAGTTAATATAGCGGGACAGGAAAAATTTGATTTTAATCTGTTGAGAGCTGTAATTGAGGTTAATAAGAAACAACAAGTGTTGTTAGTGACAAAGGCTAAAGAATACTACGGTTCATTAAAAGGAAAGCGTATTGCACTTTTAGGATTAGCTTTTAAGCCTAATACTGATGACATGAGAGAAGCAGCTTCAATAATAACAAGTGAAAAATTAATACTTTCAGGAGCAGAAGTTGTTTGTTACGATCCAATTGCAATGGATAATGCTAAAAAAGTTTTGCCGGAAGTGGTTGAATTTGCCAATTCCGCAGAAGAAGCATTACAAAATGCAGATGCTGCCTTCATTATGACTGAATGGGAAGAAATAAAAAACATTCCAATTTCTAAATATAGTGAAAAACTCAGAGATAAAGTGTTATTCGATGGCAGAAATTGTTATGACTTGAACAGCTTTTTAGTAGAGGATATTGATTATTTTTCGGTAGGAAGACCTTCTGTTTTATCTAAAAAACAACTCGTTTAA